One Mauremys mutica isolate MM-2020 ecotype Southern chromosome 9, ASM2049712v1, whole genome shotgun sequence DNA segment encodes these proteins:
- the PLP1 gene encoding myelin proteolipid protein isoform X1 yields MGWLECCARCLIGAPFASLVATGLCFFGVALFCGCGHEALTGTERLIETYFSKNYQDYEYLIDVIHAFQYVIYGTASFFFLYGALLLAEGFYTTGAVRQIFGDYKTTICGKGLSATVTGGQKGRGSRGHHQAHSLERVCQCLGKWLGHPDKFVGITYALTVVWLLVFACSAVPVYIYFNTWTTCQSIAFPTKTSASIGTLCADARMYGVLPWNAFPGKVCGSNLLSICKTPEFQMTFHLFIAAFVGAAATLVSLLTYMIAATYNFAVLKLMGRGTKF; encoded by the exons GTTGGTTAGAGTGCTGCGCAAGATGTCTGATAGGGGCACCCTTTGCTTCGCTGGTTGCCACTGGCTTGTGTTTCTTTGGGGTAGCACTGTTTTGTGGCTGTGGGCACGAAGCACTCACTGGCACTGAGCGGCTAATTGAGACCTACTTCTCCAAAAACTACCAGGATTATGAGTATCTTATTGACGT GATCCACGCGTTCCAATATGTCATCTATGGAACGGCTTCTTTCTTCTTCCTCTATGGAGCCCTCCTTCTGGCTGAGGGCTTCTACACCACTGGTGCCGTCAGGCAGATCTTTGGCGACTACAAGACCACCATCTGCGGCAAGGGCCTCAGCGCTACGGTAACAGGGGGCCAGAAGGGGAGGGGTTCCAGAGGCCACCATCAAGCTCACTCTTTGGAGCGGGTGTGTCAGTGTTTGGGAAAATGGCTAGGACATCCCGACAAG TTTGTGGGCATCACCTATGCCCTGACCGTCGTCTGGCTCCTGGTGTTTGCCTGCTCTGCTGTGCCCGTCTACATTTACTTCAACACCTGGACAACATGCCAGTCCATTGCCTTCCCCACCAAGACCTCTGCCAGTATAGGCACGCTGTGTGCTGATGCCAGGATGTATG GTGTCCTTCCATGGAATGCTTTCCCAGGAAAGGTGTGCGGCTCAAACCTTCTATCCATCTGTAAGACCCCTGAG TTCCAAATGACCTTCCACCTGTTTATTGCCGCATTTGTTGGTGCTGCAGCCACGCTGGTTTCACTG CTCACTTACATGATTGCCGCTACTTACAACTTTGCCGTCCTCAAACTCATGGGCCGAGGCACAAAGTTCTAG
- the PLP1 gene encoding myelin proteolipid protein isoform X2: MGWLECCARCLIGAPFASLVATGLCFFGVALFCGCGHEALTGTERLIETYFSKNYQDYEYLIDVIHAFQYVIYGTASFFFLYGALLLAEGFYTTGAVRQIFGDYKTTICGKGLSATFVGITYALTVVWLLVFACSAVPVYIYFNTWTTCQSIAFPTKTSASIGTLCADARMYGVLPWNAFPGKVCGSNLLSICKTPEFQMTFHLFIAAFVGAAATLVSLLTYMIAATYNFAVLKLMGRGTKF, encoded by the exons GTTGGTTAGAGTGCTGCGCAAGATGTCTGATAGGGGCACCCTTTGCTTCGCTGGTTGCCACTGGCTTGTGTTTCTTTGGGGTAGCACTGTTTTGTGGCTGTGGGCACGAAGCACTCACTGGCACTGAGCGGCTAATTGAGACCTACTTCTCCAAAAACTACCAGGATTATGAGTATCTTATTGACGT GATCCACGCGTTCCAATATGTCATCTATGGAACGGCTTCTTTCTTCTTCCTCTATGGAGCCCTCCTTCTGGCTGAGGGCTTCTACACCACTGGTGCCGTCAGGCAGATCTTTGGCGACTACAAGACCACCATCTGCGGCAAGGGCCTCAGCGCTACG TTTGTGGGCATCACCTATGCCCTGACCGTCGTCTGGCTCCTGGTGTTTGCCTGCTCTGCTGTGCCCGTCTACATTTACTTCAACACCTGGACAACATGCCAGTCCATTGCCTTCCCCACCAAGACCTCTGCCAGTATAGGCACGCTGTGTGCTGATGCCAGGATGTATG GTGTCCTTCCATGGAATGCTTTCCCAGGAAAGGTGTGCGGCTCAAACCTTCTATCCATCTGTAAGACCCCTGAG TTCCAAATGACCTTCCACCTGTTTATTGCCGCATTTGTTGGTGCTGCAGCCACGCTGGTTTCACTG CTCACTTACATGATTGCCGCTACTTACAACTTTGCCGTCCTCAAACTCATGGGCCGAGGCACAAAGTTCTAG